One part of the Kryptolebias marmoratus isolate JLee-2015 linkage group LG2, ASM164957v2, whole genome shotgun sequence genome encodes these proteins:
- the LOC108246540 gene encoding tektin-1, protein MSVLDHSLQQVGGPDLVNMEVMLNHSELFRAECKRLMLETDKACKRMQDEDSKQLDQRVRDIQFLKKELELKLDEIILETDVLVALQSRVIKALEACKEPLRVTVLCLEERKRRTPPERLYDEVNIELLKEREVTEGVASLLERVAEQVSEQIRLNRSVKYHLERDLKEKFEAQNIDNSCALMTVHSISNQQMSKHSSSALSSLTVTPKQWENMADLNIAKAEQQKSNSVSLRALVESVLQQTAADMQKQFQATTAAIQLNVQQIKSAKDQMEEKLPKILSEINGQQMIREDLQVAITENEHFLSLAQTRLALRHQRPGKEQCHDPAQVQLLAEIQQLTAHINKLREEVVQSEEEQRALVRCQQKLQEGIDIKANSLYIDEVLCQQHREAIIIHSF, encoded by the exons ATGTCTGTCCTGGACCACAGTCTCCAGCAGGTTGGTGGACCTGATCTTGTGAACATGGAGGTCATGTTGAACCACTCTGAGCTCTTTAGAGCAGAGTGCAAGAGGCTGATGCTGGAAACTGACAAAGCTTGCAAACGTATGCAGGATGAGGACAGTAAGCAGCTTG ATCAACGAGTCAGAGATATCCAGTTTCTGAAGAAGGAGTTGGAACTGAAGCTAGACGAGATTATTCTGGAGACTGATGTTCTCGTTGCCTTACAGAGCAGAGTGATAAAGGCCCTGGAGGCATGCAAAGAGCCACTGAGAGTCACCGTTCTCTGTCTAGAGGAAAG AAAGAGGCGCACTCCGCCTGAGAGGCTGTATGATGAGGTAAACATTGAGCTGCTCAAAGAGAGGGAGGTAACTGAGGGAGTAGCATCTCTTCTGGAGCGTGTGGCAGAGCAGGTCTCTGAACAGATTCG ACTGAATCGATCTGTTAAGTACCATTTAGAACGGGATCTGAAGGAGAAATTTGAGGCTCAGAACATTGACAACTCCTGTGCTTTAATGACTGTTCATTCCATCAGTAATCAGCAGAtgtccaaacacagcagctctgcACTGTCAAG CTTGACAGTCACTCCAAAGCAGTGGGAGAACATGGCAGACCTCAACATAGCCAAGGCGGAGCAGCAGAAGAGCAACTCTGTGTCCCTGCGGGCCTTGGTAGAGTCCGTGCTGCAGCAGACGGCTGCTGACATGCAGAAGCAGTTTCAGGCGACGACAGCAGCCATTCAGCTGAACGTTCAGCAGATCAAGTCTGCCAAGGATCAGATGGAGGAGAAACTGCCCAAG ATTCTGTCTGAGATTAACGGACAGCAGATGATCAGAGAGGATCTCCAGGTGGCCATCACAGAGAACGAACATTTCCTGAGTTTGGCCCAGACCCGACTGGCTCTGCGCCATCAGAGGCCTGGTAAAGAGCAGTGCCATGACCCAGCTCAGGTCCAGCTCCTCGCTGAGATCCAGCAGCTCACTGCTCACATCAACAA GCTGCGTGAGGAAGTGGTCCAGTCTGAAGAGGAGCAGAGGGCACTGGTTCGTTGCCaacagaagctgcaggaggGCATCGATATCAAAGCTAACTCACTTTACATTGATGAGGTCCTCTGCCAGCAGCACCGGGAGGCCATCATCATACACAGCTTCTGA